A window of bacterium genomic DNA:
GCGGAGCGCATCCGCACCTCGACCACCTTCAACCAGGGCTATGCGCTGACGGAACTGCTGGCTGCCGCACAACTGGACATGAGTTGGCACTCGCTGCCGGCCGGTGCAACCGGCCCCGATGTCGATGCCTTCGAGACGGCGGCGCTCGCACAGGCCGGCGTGGACCTGCCGCAGGTGCCGACGCGCTACCGGTCGAGCTACTTCCGCCACATCTTCGGCGGCGAGTACGCGGCCGGCTACTACGCCTACCTCTGGGCCGAGATGCTCGACAACGACGCCTTCGCCTGGTTCAAGGAGAACGGCGGCCTGACGCGCGCGAACGGCGACCGTTTCCGTGCGCTGATCCTCGCCCGCGGCAACACGGAGGACTATGCGACGATGTTCCGCGAGTTCCGCGGCCGCGACCCGGAGATCGGGCCGATGCTGGCGCACCGGGGCATCGCGACGCCGTAGTCATGGTTCGAAGGCGGCGCTGACGTCGGCGTCTGTGCGAAAGCGATGAAGAGGGCCCGGGACTCCCCGGGCCCTCATGCGTGAAATCGGACTCAGTCAGGCGAAAGGCGGAACAGCAAGCGCGCTCAGCGCGGCGCGAACATCGCACCCGCCGCCGACCGGGCCATCCACTGCTCATCGCTGTCGGTGAGCCCGAGTTCGCGACGCGCCGCCGCGTACTCGCCCCGCAGGTCCAGCCCGAACAGCGTGCGGTCGTCGGTGTTCAGGCAGCACGGCACGCCCGCGTCGAGGAACGCGCGCAACGGGTGTGCGGCCAGCGAGGGCAGCGCCCCGGTGGCCACGTTGCTGCGGGGACAGAGTTCGACGAACACGCCGCTGGCCGCCAGATCGCGCAGCAGCGCCGGGTCGTCGGCGGCGGCCAGGCCGTGTCCGATCCGCATGGCGCCGCAGTCGTCGACAGCCTGGCGGATCGAGTCGCGCGCGGCCTCGCCCATCGACGTCACCTCGCCTGCATGGATGCTCACGCCGAGTCCCTCGGCCCGCACGGCGGCGAACAGCGGCGCGAACGCGGCCGCCGGACCGTTCACCTCGTCGCCGCCCAGCCCGAAGCCGACAACGCCCTGGGCGCGACCGGCCCTGGCTGCGGCCTCCCAGGCGCGCCAGGCGGCATCCGTGCCGAACTGGCGCACCGCGTCGGGCAGCCAGCGCAGCGTGACTCCATGCGCCTCCTGCGCGGACTGCGAGGCTTCCCAGAGGGCCGCCTGCACCGGGCCGGGATCGATGCCGCGCACCAGCAGCACGCCGTAGGCGACCGACACCTCGGCGTAGGCCACGCCGTCGTCGCGCAACTGGATTGCCAGGTCCTCGGCCAGTTCGTGGAAGTCGCGTGGCGTGCGCATGACGCTCGTCACGCGCTTGTAGAGGTCGAGGAAGCCGTGGAAGCCGTCGAAGATGACCGCCTGCCCGGACGGGTCCAGGCAGGCGTCGGCGAGGTCGGGCCGGGCGTGGCGTTCGGCCAGGGTCCGCAGGCGCGCGGGCGTGACCGAACCCTCGAGGTGCGTGTGCAGCTCGATACGACCGGAAACCGGGGCACGGCCGCCCTTCAGGGGTTCGCGGGCGGCCGTCCCGTCGTTCATCGCACCAGCGTCAGGCGTCGGCTGCGCGTGCCTTCGGGCGAATGCGCCGTCAGGAAGTACACACCCTCGGCCACGTTCCGGCCCGATTCAT
This region includes:
- the add gene encoding adenosine deaminase — encoded protein: MNDGTAAREPLKGGRAPVSGRIELHTHLEGSVTPARLRTLAERHARPDLADACLDPSGQAVIFDGFHGFLDLYKRVTSVMRTPRDFHELAEDLAIQLRDDGVAYAEVSVAYGVLLVRGIDPGPVQAALWEASQSAQEAHGVTLRWLPDAVRQFGTDAAWRAWEAAARAGRAQGVVGFGLGGDEVNGPAAAFAPLFAAVRAEGLGVSIHAGEVTSMGEAARDSIRQAVDDCGAMRIGHGLAAADDPALLRDLAASGVFVELCPRSNVATGALPSLAAHPLRAFLDAGVPCCLNTDDRTLFGLDLRGEYAAARRELGLTDSDEQWMARSAAGAMFAPR